One genomic region from Actinocatenispora thailandica encodes:
- a CDS encoding ABC transporter permease: MTGYLKLEIRRLLRSPGYLMSSLAMPLVMYLVISNLYGGSGAERHQIAVYLMVSMAGFGAVGAALTNGMSVVADRANGWLRQLRITPLDARRVVVARGLTGMLAGLPGILAVCVVGGALNGVHLPMIQWVGVIALLWLGLAPFALLGLGVGYLVSVPAAGPVTMVLNFAMSILGGLWMPATLFPHTLRTISRFVPTFGYANISRQIAFHSAPHLADVAVLAGWLVAFAALAMLAYRRAGRRAA; this comes from the coding sequence ATGACCGGCTACCTGAAGCTCGAGATCCGCCGGCTGCTGCGCAGCCCCGGCTACCTGATGTCCAGCCTGGCCATGCCGCTGGTGATGTACCTGGTGATCTCCAACCTGTACGGCGGGTCCGGGGCGGAACGCCACCAGATCGCCGTGTACCTGATGGTCAGCATGGCCGGGTTCGGTGCGGTCGGGGCCGCGCTGACCAACGGCATGTCGGTGGTCGCCGACCGGGCGAACGGCTGGCTGCGCCAGCTGCGGATCACGCCGCTGGACGCGCGCCGGGTCGTGGTGGCCCGCGGGCTGACCGGGATGCTCGCCGGGCTGCCCGGCATCCTCGCGGTCTGCGTGGTCGGCGGCGCGCTCAACGGGGTACACCTGCCGATGATCCAGTGGGTCGGGGTGATCGCCCTGCTCTGGCTCGGGTTGGCCCCGTTCGCGCTGCTCGGCCTCGGCGTCGGCTACCTGGTGTCGGTTCCCGCGGCTGGTCCGGTCACGATGGTGCTCAACTTCGCGATGTCGATCCTCGGCGGCCTCTGGATGCCGGCCACGCTGTTCCCGCACACCCTGCGGACGATCAGCCGGTTCGTCCCGACCTTCGGATACGCGAACATCTCCCGGCAGATCGCGTTCCACTCGGCGCCACACCTCGCCGACGTCGCGGTACTCGCCGGCTGGCTGGTGGCGTTCGCCGCGCTGGCGATGCTCGCGTACCGGCGGGCCGGCCGCCGCGCCGCCTGA
- a CDS encoding IS481 family transposase: MVHANAPLTPTGRLRLARVVVEDGWPLRRAAERFQVSVTTAKRWADRYRETGEQGMQDRSSRPRTSPARTPTRTERRIIKVRVLRRWGPARIGYLLGLNPATVHRVLTRYRLARLTHLDRATGRVVRRYERDRPGELVHVDIKKLGNIPDGGGHKILGRQQGRKTRSGAGYSYLHNAVDDHSRLAYSEILPDETQHTAVAFWQRAHTFFTHAGITVEAVLTDNGSCYKSLLWRDTLAAQQISHKRTRPYRPQTNGKVERFNRTLLDEWAYAQPYQTETDRRAAYPAWLHTYNHHRRHTALGGQPPATRVPNLTGQNT; this comes from the coding sequence ATGGTTCACGCTAACGCACCCTTGACACCGACAGGCAGGCTGCGTCTGGCTCGTGTGGTGGTCGAGGACGGGTGGCCGCTCCGGCGGGCCGCGGAACGCTTCCAGGTGTCGGTGACCACGGCCAAGCGGTGGGCCGACCGGTACCGCGAGACGGGCGAGCAGGGCATGCAGGACCGGTCCAGCCGCCCGCGCACCAGCCCGGCCCGGACACCGACCCGCACCGAACGCCGCATCATCAAGGTGCGTGTCCTGCGACGGTGGGGGCCGGCCCGTATCGGGTATCTGCTGGGCCTCAACCCCGCCACCGTGCACCGGGTCCTGACCCGCTACCGGCTGGCCCGCCTGACCCATCTGGATCGGGCCACCGGCCGGGTCGTGCGCCGCTACGAGCGTGACCGGCCCGGCGAGCTGGTGCATGTCGACATCAAGAAACTCGGCAACATCCCCGACGGCGGCGGACACAAGATCCTCGGACGTCAACAGGGGCGTAAGACCCGATCCGGCGCCGGCTACAGCTACCTGCACAACGCCGTCGACGACCACTCCCGCCTGGCCTACAGCGAGATCCTGCCCGACGAAACCCAACACACCGCCGTGGCGTTCTGGCAGCGCGCGCACACCTTCTTCACCCACGCCGGGATCACCGTCGAAGCCGTCCTGACCGACAACGGTTCCTGCTACAAGAGTCTCCTGTGGCGTGACACCCTTGCCGCGCAACAGATCTCCCACAAACGCACCCGCCCTTACCGGCCCCAAACCAACGGGAAAGTCGAACGGTTCAACCGCACCCTGCTCGACGAATGGGCCTACGCCCAGCCCTACCAGACCGAAACCGACCGCCGCGCCGCCTACCCAGCCTGGCTCCACACCTACAATCACCACCGCCGACACACCGCACTCGGCGGCCAACCCCCCGCCACCCGCGTCCCCAACCTCACAGGACAGAACACCTAG
- a CDS encoding methyltransferase domain-containing protein — MTDPATAHARMVDQLVASGELRTGPWIRAFRTIPRHVFLPRLFWPTPTGDWAAVDADDPEWIDRVYAVTSIVTQLDNDPNAWAEARRASRPGMPTSSSSDPGLMATMLEALDIHDGHSVLEIGTGTGYNAALLAERLGDSLVTSIEVDPVLADQAHATLAAVGRAPSIVTGDGRDGVPDRAPYDRIIATVSAPTVPAAWIQQTRPGGLILLNLYAELGGGALALLTAGDGRAEGKFLANYGAFMPTRDAQPDRTTQERFTVALRDPAGERGQVDVAANALDDLDFAMFAALLVPATGWLRFMPDGEPTQLWLLAEDAWAMIDTNGATEEHGPRHLAGELADAHRTWRELGSPSRDRLGMTITRGGQRLWLDGPDRAIDTGRYQLRQGMT, encoded by the coding sequence ATGACTGACCCGGCCACCGCGCACGCCCGCATGGTCGACCAACTCGTCGCCTCCGGCGAGTTGCGCACCGGGCCGTGGATCCGCGCGTTCCGTACGATTCCGCGGCACGTGTTCCTGCCCCGGTTGTTCTGGCCCACACCCACCGGCGACTGGGCTGCGGTCGATGCCGACGACCCGGAGTGGATCGATCGCGTGTACGCGGTGACCAGCATCGTCACCCAGCTCGACAACGACCCCAACGCCTGGGCTGAGGCACGCCGAGCCTCGCGGCCCGGTATGCCGACCTCGTCGAGTTCCGATCCCGGCCTGATGGCCACCATGCTCGAAGCGCTCGACATCCACGATGGGCACAGCGTGCTGGAGATCGGTACCGGTACCGGCTACAACGCCGCACTGCTGGCCGAACGGCTCGGCGACAGCCTGGTCACCAGTATCGAGGTCGATCCTGTCCTCGCCGACCAAGCCCACGCCACACTCGCCGCGGTTGGCCGCGCGCCGAGCATCGTCACCGGTGACGGTCGTGACGGTGTGCCCGATCGTGCACCGTACGACCGGATCATCGCCACGGTCAGTGCCCCCACCGTCCCGGCCGCCTGGATACAGCAGACCCGGCCCGGTGGCCTGATCCTGCTCAACCTGTACGCCGAACTCGGCGGTGGCGCGCTCGCGCTGCTCACCGCTGGCGACGGGCGGGCCGAGGGGAAGTTTCTTGCGAACTACGGCGCCTTCATGCCCACCCGCGACGCGCAACCCGACCGCACCACCCAGGAACGGTTCACCGTGGCCCTGCGAGACCCCGCTGGCGAGCGCGGCCAAGTCGATGTTGCTGCCAACGCGCTCGACGACCTTGACTTCGCCATGTTCGCCGCGCTGTTGGTACCCGCAACCGGGTGGCTCAGGTTCATGCCCGATGGCGAGCCCACACAACTGTGGCTGCTCGCCGAGGACGCCTGGGCCATGATCGACACCAACGGCGCGACCGAAGAACACGGTCCCCGACACCTCGCGGGCGAACTCGCCGACGCACATCGCACCTGGCGTGAGCTCGGCAGCCCTAGCAGAGACCGCCTCGGCATGACCATCACCCGGGGAGGCCAGCGGCTCTGGCTGGACGGTCCGGACCGCGCCATCGACACCGGCCGGTACCAACTGAGGCAAGGCATGACATGA
- the tgmB gene encoding ATP-grasp ribosomal peptide maturase — translation MRSLGTVLVLTQWFDPTADMVVEELNRRGVSVFRCDPGDLPQHLTFAAELGEGWAGSLRLDTGRALDLAEVGCAYYRRPTGFGYPTGLTEADQRWASRESLRGLGGVLQLIPCWLNHPAVIGRAEYKPIQLDAAHRVGLELPRTLITNDAERAATFAAELGGQVVYKSLSSSIVHGTDGEAPRILYSTPVSVGQLGRAGIRLATHLFQELVPKACELRVTYVDGHLFVARIDAGSDAGRTDWRADYQNLTYSVAELPPPVADAIGRLMDDLGLRFGALDLVVTPDGRHVFLEVNPNGQWGWIEDATGLPIAAAIADALTDQQERGDHD, via the coding sequence ATGCGGTCTCTCGGGACGGTTCTGGTGCTCACCCAGTGGTTCGACCCGACCGCTGACATGGTCGTGGAGGAGCTGAACCGGCGTGGCGTATCGGTGTTTCGCTGCGATCCGGGAGACCTGCCGCAACACCTGACGTTCGCTGCGGAATTGGGCGAGGGATGGGCCGGCAGCCTTCGCCTCGACACCGGCCGCGCGCTCGACCTTGCCGAGGTGGGCTGCGCGTACTATCGGCGCCCGACCGGATTCGGGTATCCGACCGGGCTCACCGAGGCCGACCAACGGTGGGCCAGTCGGGAGAGTCTGCGCGGGCTTGGTGGAGTGCTGCAGCTGATTCCGTGCTGGCTCAACCACCCGGCGGTGATTGGCCGCGCCGAGTACAAGCCGATTCAGCTCGACGCCGCCCATCGCGTCGGTCTGGAGCTGCCGCGGACCCTGATCACCAACGACGCCGAACGAGCCGCGACGTTTGCCGCCGAGCTGGGCGGCCAGGTGGTGTACAAATCGCTGTCGAGCAGCATTGTTCACGGCACCGACGGAGAGGCACCGCGCATCCTGTACAGCACACCGGTCTCGGTCGGGCAACTCGGCCGGGCCGGGATCCGGCTCGCCACTCACCTGTTCCAGGAGCTGGTGCCGAAGGCGTGTGAGTTGCGTGTCACCTACGTCGACGGACATCTGTTCGTCGCGAGGATCGACGCCGGCAGCGACGCTGGCCGGACCGACTGGCGCGCCGACTACCAGAACCTCACCTACAGCGTGGCCGAGCTTCCCCCGCCGGTCGCTGACGCGATCGGCCGGCTCATGGACGACCTGGGTCTACGGTTCGGGGCGTTGGATCTGGTCGTCACCCCTGACGGGCGGCACGTGTTCCTGGAGGTGAACCCCAACGGCCAGTGGGGCTGGATCGAAGACGCCACCGGTCTGCCTATCGCAGCGGCCATCGCGGACGCCCTGACCGACCAGCAGGAACGAGGAGACCATGACTGA
- a CDS encoding response regulator transcription factor, translated as MIRVLLAEDQGMMRGALATLLELEDDIDVVGLLARGDEVVGACTRLSPDVAVLDIEMPGRSGLDAAAELATAVPSCRVLIVTTFGRPGYLRRAMDAGARGFLIKDSPVEQLADAIRRVVAGETVVDPTLAAAALRAGPNPLSARERDVLAASADGATIADIARALHLSESTVRNYLSAAIGKTNTRNRIEALNAARTNGWL; from the coding sequence GTGATCCGGGTACTGCTGGCCGAGGACCAGGGCATGATGCGCGGCGCGCTGGCCACCCTGCTCGAGCTGGAAGACGACATCGACGTGGTCGGGCTGCTCGCCCGCGGTGACGAGGTGGTCGGGGCCTGCACCAGGCTGTCCCCGGACGTCGCCGTGCTCGACATCGAGATGCCGGGCCGCAGCGGGCTGGACGCCGCCGCCGAGCTGGCCACCGCGGTACCGTCCTGCCGGGTGCTGATCGTGACCACCTTCGGCCGCCCCGGTTACCTGCGCCGGGCGATGGACGCCGGCGCCCGCGGGTTCCTGATCAAGGACAGCCCGGTCGAGCAACTGGCCGACGCGATCCGCCGGGTCGTCGCGGGCGAGACGGTCGTCGACCCGACGCTCGCGGCCGCCGCGCTGCGGGCCGGCCCGAACCCGCTGTCCGCCCGGGAGCGCGACGTGCTCGCCGCCTCCGCGGACGGCGCCACGATCGCCGACATCGCCCGCGCGCTGCACCTGTCCGAGAGCACCGTGCGCAACTACCTGTCCGCCGCCATCGGCAAGACCAACACCCGCAACCGGATCGAAGCCCTCAACGCCGCCCGCACCAACGGCTGGCTCTGA
- a CDS encoding sensor histidine kinase, giving the protein MNLLARLSRRVDAIEARSLARSREQIRSGTDRKPDGRVGRGGLLVWLALLVFPMVVAVSNAQWLAVVGLLVLGGTMTTAMRLAPAGRSQLARYLLLLPLLALTLAVGRVVPGSGGLLVVLPAQAAAMILPMVIPSFVGVLVVSVLSIVVLGGHGGMDYASIALAAWMSGLVMFILRRFFTTIGLLREAREELARAAVADERTRFARDLHDLLGHTLSVIVVKAQVVRRLVDRDATQAAAAAADIETIGRQALVEVRETVTGYRQRGLAAELDGARAALADAGVTATVRRAAGDLDDAADALLGWAVREGTTNVIRHSAATHCTISLRYADGRAVLQIADDGTGAARTEPAGADGAPAGPGAASAGLGGLGGGNGLRGLAERFAAAGGTVHTAGGRHGFTLSVTVPVTVGRMDP; this is encoded by the coding sequence ATGAACTTGCTGGCACGGCTGTCGCGGCGGGTCGACGCGATCGAGGCGCGGTCGCTGGCGCGGTCCCGGGAGCAGATCCGCAGCGGCACCGACCGCAAACCGGACGGCCGGGTCGGCCGCGGCGGCCTGCTCGTCTGGCTGGCGCTGCTGGTCTTCCCGATGGTCGTCGCGGTGAGCAACGCGCAGTGGCTCGCCGTGGTGGGGCTGTTGGTCCTCGGCGGCACGATGACCACCGCGATGCGGCTGGCCCCGGCCGGCCGGTCCCAGCTCGCCCGGTACCTGCTGCTGCTCCCGCTGCTGGCGCTGACGCTGGCCGTCGGACGGGTGGTGCCCGGCTCCGGCGGCCTGCTGGTGGTGCTGCCGGCACAGGCCGCGGCGATGATCCTGCCGATGGTGATCCCGTCGTTCGTCGGGGTCCTGGTGGTCTCGGTGCTGAGCATCGTCGTGCTCGGCGGGCACGGCGGCATGGACTACGCCAGCATCGCGCTCGCTGCCTGGATGTCCGGCCTGGTGATGTTCATCTTGCGGCGGTTCTTCACCACCATCGGGCTGCTGCGGGAGGCGCGGGAGGAGCTGGCCCGGGCCGCGGTCGCGGACGAGCGGACCCGGTTCGCCCGGGACCTGCACGACCTGCTCGGCCACACGCTGTCGGTGATCGTGGTCAAGGCGCAGGTGGTGCGGCGGCTGGTGGACCGGGACGCCACCCAGGCGGCGGCCGCCGCCGCCGACATCGAGACGATCGGCCGGCAGGCGCTGGTGGAGGTGCGGGAGACCGTCACCGGGTACCGGCAGCGCGGGCTCGCCGCCGAACTCGACGGCGCCCGCGCCGCGCTCGCCGACGCGGGCGTCACCGCCACCGTGCGGCGCGCCGCCGGCGACCTGGACGATGCGGCGGACGCCCTGCTCGGTTGGGCGGTACGGGAAGGCACCACCAACGTGATCCGGCACTCGGCGGCGACGCACTGCACGATCAGCCTGCGCTACGCCGACGGCCGGGCGGTCCTGCAGATCGCCGACGACGGTACCGGCGCCGCCCGCACCGAACCGGCCGGCGCCGACGGTGCACCGGCCGGGCCCGGTGCCGCTTCGGCCGGGCTCGGCGGGTTGGGCGGTGGGAACGGGCTGCGCGGCCTGGCCGAGCGGTTCGCGGCGGCCGGCGGCACCGTGCACACCGCCGGTGGCCGGCACGGGTTCACGCTGAGCGTGACCGTCCCGGTGACGGTTGGCAGGATGGACCCGTGA
- the tgmA gene encoding putative ATP-grasp-modified RiPP — MTNTTDSLSTTPDQFPLGRSALPLATGIGSAACRPFGATLAVAPAETAAIELDALSYDADRQIGLIHDGDQVVPLARHTDGRTSTTTASRDGTPQDGDADVRED, encoded by the coding sequence GTGACCAACACGACCGACTCCCTGTCCACTACACCAGATCAGTTCCCGCTCGGCCGCTCAGCGCTGCCGCTTGCCACCGGTATTGGCTCGGCCGCCTGCCGGCCGTTCGGGGCGACGCTCGCGGTCGCGCCGGCCGAGACCGCGGCGATCGAGCTGGACGCGCTCAGCTACGACGCTGACCGGCAGATCGGCCTCATCCATGACGGTGACCAGGTGGTGCCGCTCGCGCGGCACACCGATGGTCGGACCAGTACGACGACGGCGAGCCGGGACGGCACGCCGCAGGACGGCGACGCCGACGTGCGGGAGGACTGA